From the genome of Candidatus Desulfarcum epimagneticum, one region includes:
- a CDS encoding conserved hypothetical protein (Evidence 4 : Unknown function but conserved in other organisms) translates to MKKYFIAANIILLAASAYFGVAAVYKGMESRLPRIQALPDPAPKPVKKPRREKSFSHYKTIAARNLFDTDKKNPAPIQKIDIESLEKTRLDLKLLGTIVGGPENSAAVIAKSSRRKQRLYRIGDSVENAVIKMILWERIVLSVDGREEILEMEKKGAQKIAAASAGTRKKRGRAKKQRPPIKRRITLRRSVIEKSLTDISGLMKDIRVRPHLENGRPAGMALSRVRPSSIFRKMGLAGGDILTGVNGKRIQSAGDAMRLYQGLKNDRSISVDIIRRGRKHIIDYSFK, encoded by the coding sequence ATGAAAAAATACTTTATCGCGGCGAATATAATTCTTCTGGCGGCCTCGGCCTATTTTGGCGTGGCCGCCGTTTACAAGGGAATGGAATCCCGGCTGCCCCGGATCCAGGCCCTTCCGGACCCCGCGCCAAAGCCCGTCAAAAAGCCCCGGAGGGAAAAAAGTTTTTCCCACTATAAAACCATCGCGGCCCGAAACCTGTTTGACACGGACAAAAAAAATCCGGCCCCGATCCAAAAAATCGACATCGAAAGCCTTGAAAAAACCCGGCTCGACTTAAAGCTTCTGGGCACCATCGTGGGGGGGCCCGAAAACTCCGCGGCGGTGATCGCCAAATCCTCCAGGAGAAAGCAGCGCCTGTACAGGATCGGCGATTCGGTGGAAAACGCCGTGATCAAGATGATATTGTGGGAAAGAATCGTGCTGAGCGTGGACGGCCGCGAAGAGATCCTGGAGATGGAAAAAAAAGGCGCGCAAAAAATCGCGGCCGCCTCGGCCGGGACCCGGAAAAAAAGAGGACGAGCCAAAAAACAGCGCCCCCCCATCAAGCGCCGAATCACCCTGCGCCGATCCGTCATTGAGAAATCCCTCACGGATATCAGCGGCCTGATGAAGGACATACGCGTCCGGCCCCATCTTGAAAACGGCCGCCCGGCCGGCATGGCTCTCAGCCGGGTCAGGCCCTCCTCCATATTCCGGAAAATGGGGCTGGCCGGCGGAGACATCCTGACCGGGGTGAACGGGAAACGGATTCAAAGCGCCGGGGACGCCATGCGGCTGTACCAGGGCCTTAAAAACGACCGCTCCATATCGGTGGATATCATCCGAAGGGGAAGAAAACATATTATTGATTATTCATTCAAATAA
- a CDS encoding putative Type II secretion system protein GspN (Evidence 3 : Putative function from multiple computational evidences), whose protein sequence is MFYRRKPLKFKSAWKKAAAYALCFAAAALAFVYWLFPADLIRDAIASRAEKIAPGVETRVEKIAPALPAGIRLKQAGLYLDGGELIYFDHLKVTARIFSLMGSRRRFDFTGALYDGGLFGEISFQENGPGKETRLDCRFSGVNAARHAAVRRMSWNPGLHPLNGRLSFRKKPGDPGRAALFLTDVRINFPQAVFGIERAAFSAIEAEAVLKTDGATIAKCVMKGNQAEIEISGSVLYGRDIRTSALRLNGVFRIKDAWKEDGGLAGLLAGGLFGDGGVRFRVRGTLANPRFSLAE, encoded by the coding sequence TTGTTTTACAGGCGGAAACCCTTGAAATTTAAAAGCGCGTGGAAAAAAGCGGCCGCCTACGCCCTTTGTTTCGCCGCGGCGGCCCTGGCGTTCGTTTACTGGCTGTTTCCCGCCGATCTCATCAGGGACGCCATCGCCTCCCGGGCCGAAAAAATCGCGCCGGGCGTCGAGACCCGCGTTGAAAAAATCGCCCCGGCCCTTCCCGCCGGCATACGCCTCAAACAGGCCGGCCTTTATCTGGACGGGGGGGAGCTGATTTATTTTGACCATCTCAAGGTGACGGCCCGGATTTTCTCCCTCATGGGGAGCCGGCGGCGGTTTGATTTCACGGGCGCCCTGTATGACGGGGGCCTGTTCGGGGAGATCTCGTTTCAGGAAAACGGCCCCGGGAAGGAGACGCGCCTGGACTGCCGGTTTTCAGGCGTGAACGCGGCCCGGCACGCCGCGGTCCGGCGCATGTCCTGGAATCCGGGCCTCCACCCCTTGAACGGACGGCTCTCGTTCCGGAAAAAGCCGGGGGATCCCGGCCGCGCGGCCCTTTTCCTCACAGATGTCCGGATCAACTTTCCCCAGGCGGTTTTCGGGATTGAGCGCGCGGCCTTCAGCGCCATAGAAGCCGAGGCGGTTTTGAAAACAGACGGCGCGACCATCGCCAAATGCGTCATGAAGGGGAACCAGGCGGAGATTGAGATATCGGGCTCGGTCCTGTATGGCCGGGATATCCGGACCAGCGCCCTGCGTTTAAACGGGGTTTTCCGGATCAAAGACGCGTGGAAAGAAGACGGCGGCCTGGCCGGTCTTCTGGCCGGCGGTCTGTTCGGGGATGGCGGCGTGAGATTCCGGGTTCGGGGGACTTTGGCGAATCCCCGGTTTTCTTTGGCGGAATAA
- a CDS encoding conserved hypothetical protein (Evidence 4 : Unknown function but conserved in other organisms): protein MISLKPKLKLSGREIRMIWAAGGVLVLIAALQFAVIPAVSQSIYLERQIALKKKRVLETRLLEARYREIDRKALDAKMKLNKRPRGFTLFSFLDALAGKTGLKSAIVYMKPNRLERKNSRYKISIVEMKMSGINMKQLVRYLYGVETSRNLIHIKKIAVTKTGKTKGAIDVVLQAETLEI from the coding sequence ATGATCTCTCTGAAGCCGAAGCTCAAGCTCAGCGGGCGGGAAATCCGCATGATATGGGCGGCGGGCGGCGTTTTGGTCCTGATCGCGGCGCTTCAGTTCGCCGTGATTCCCGCGGTGAGCCAAAGCATTTATCTTGAAAGGCAGATCGCGCTTAAAAAAAAGCGGGTTCTGGAAACGCGCCTTTTAGAGGCGCGATACCGGGAAATCGACCGCAAGGCCCTGGACGCGAAAATGAAGCTGAACAAAAGGCCCCGGGGGTTCACGCTCTTTTCCTTTCTGGACGCCCTGGCCGGCAAAACCGGGCTGAAAAGCGCCATTGTGTACATGAAGCCCAACCGGCTGGAGAGAAAAAACAGCCGGTATAAAATTTCAATCGTGGAAATGAAGATGTCGGGAATCAATATGAAACAGCTGGTCCGCTACCTTTACGGGGTCGAGACATCAAGGAACCTGATTCACATCAAAAAAATCGCCGTCACGAAAACCGGGAAAACCAAAGGAGCCATCGACGTTGTTTTACAGGCGGAAACCCTTGAAATTTAA
- a CDS encoding conserved hypothetical protein (Evidence 4 : Unknown function but conserved in other organisms): MRKKTLSLDVGRDAVSAVRTLESVKGKVIEAHDRTPFSGRGEFHDDMAEAVEKTLDAVYDKDCLCVASFPADMISYRNITIPFSDPGKIAKILPFELEPLVPFSVHDISIGFASAGSAGDGKKEIRLLTAFIENKALELFLAILKERRIEPKFLIPGAYPLTRRLAESDQNPENFIVADIRSQTAALSAALESRPAFIRTIPLSGPGEALAKNLCDGIRRTLFLMEDLFTRPCPMDGVFITGPGIDPSAGEGPDLERQMESFLKLPVKRTHIVLDENISFSKNAAPDWRPDLMDTALCMALCPEKSLRDINFRKGRFQMRRNWATHKKQIIATGIFAMVFAATVLFHFFMGVHADRKTIAHLDRQMADIFKGLFPRAGHVEDPAAAIQKRIEDKKKENLDAYENENRLRVVDMLNEISRLIPPGVDVRLSKFSSRGKDFQIVGNTDTFNAVDEIKSRLEKIAMVRNVTIQSAKTDKISKRVLFKLKADLAVKDRGRP; the protein is encoded by the coding sequence ATGAGAAAAAAAACCCTATCCCTGGACGTTGGACGAGACGCCGTGTCGGCGGTCCGGACGCTGGAAAGCGTCAAGGGAAAAGTCATCGAAGCGCATGACCGGACCCCCTTTTCGGGCCGGGGAGAGTTTCATGACGACATGGCCGAGGCGGTTGAAAAAACCCTTGACGCTGTTTACGACAAGGATTGTCTTTGCGTCGCCTCTTTCCCGGCGGACATGATTTCGTATCGAAACATCACGATTCCCTTTTCCGACCCCGGCAAAATCGCAAAGATCCTGCCCTTTGAGCTGGAGCCCCTGGTCCCGTTCTCCGTCCATGACATTTCCATCGGGTTTGCGTCCGCCGGGTCCGCCGGAGACGGAAAAAAGGAGATCCGGCTCCTGACGGCCTTTATTGAAAACAAGGCGCTGGAATTGTTTCTGGCGATTTTGAAAGAGCGCCGAATCGAGCCCAAATTCCTGATTCCCGGCGCCTATCCTTTGACCCGGCGTCTGGCGGAATCAGATCAAAATCCCGAAAATTTCATCGTGGCCGACATCCGCTCCCAAACGGCGGCTCTTTCCGCGGCGCTGGAAAGCCGCCCGGCCTTTATCCGGACCATTCCCCTTTCCGGCCCCGGGGAGGCGCTTGCGAAAAATCTTTGCGACGGCATACGCCGGACCCTGTTTTTGATGGAAGACCTTTTCACGCGCCCCTGCCCCATGGACGGCGTGTTCATCACCGGCCCGGGAATCGACCCGTCCGCCGGCGAGGGGCCGGACCTGGAGCGTCAGATGGAGTCTTTTCTGAAGCTTCCGGTGAAAAGAACCCACATCGTGCTGGACGAAAACATCTCCTTTTCGAAAAATGCCGCGCCGGACTGGCGCCCCGATCTTATGGACACGGCCCTTTGCATGGCGCTTTGCCCGGAAAAAAGCCTGCGGGACATCAATTTCCGCAAGGGCCGGTTTCAAATGCGGCGAAACTGGGCCACGCACAAAAAACAGATCATCGCCACCGGGATTTTCGCCATGGTCTTCGCGGCGACCGTCCTCTTTCACTTTTTCATGGGCGTTCACGCCGACCGGAAAACCATCGCCCATCTGGACCGCCAGATGGCGGACATTTTCAAGGGCCTCTTCCCCCGGGCGGGCCATGTGGAGGATCCCGCGGCCGCCATTCAAAAAAGAATTGAGGACAAAAAAAAGGAAAACCTGGACGCCTACGAGAATGAAAACCGCCTCCGGGTGGTGGACATGCTCAACGAGATCAGCCGGCTCATCCCCCCCGGCGTCGACGTGAGGCTGTCCAAATTCTCCTCCCGGGGAAAAGACTTCCAGATCGTCGGGAACACCGACACGTTCAACGCGGTGGATGAGATCAAAAGCCGTCTGGAGAAAATCGCCATGGTTCGAAACGTGACCATTCAATCGGCGAAAACCGATAAAATAAGCAAACGGGTCCTTTTTAAGCTCAAAGCGGACCTGGCCGTCAAAGACAGGGGGAGGCCATGA
- a CDS encoding conserved hypothetical protein (Evidence 4 : Unknown function but conserved in other organisms) — translation MTGNNRGIAMILTLSVISVLLILALALSQRAGRMAETVIWNRDSAILSNMAESGAHIAMALLIEDGMEGDTDTRCDIWADETRVEAILQTLPFQKGELAVRIFDESARIQANALVNFPKGRSPSQVQMNIWKRFLSSQIDYRESSLDSFEKSDDFKKKDAILTFAHSMIDWLDSGDDDAVSGTAISAYGAESEFYRDLDPPYECRNGPFAFDEELTKVRGYDFFSVPPPERNPRKITGEKGEKDTTNGPDENAFGDPDEAEDEWGFDENAHIPDYVTIRGATPAGRSKFKYDGKININTARLPVLLAMFLPENREFAQWIHSAREKAEENCQTRPPGGETGEEGVSGAPDVDIRERDWHHSGPGWESLSAAEKKLIKTSSDLFRVESVATLRGRTLTAEAIVKREGGKKKKTSCKILNLSFK, via the coding sequence ATGACGGGAAACAACCGGGGAATCGCCATGATTTTGACGCTGTCGGTCATCTCCGTCCTTCTCATCCTGGCGCTGGCCTTGAGCCAAAGGGCCGGCAGGATGGCGGAAACCGTCATATGGAACCGGGATTCGGCCATTCTTTCGAACATGGCCGAATCCGGGGCCCACATCGCCATGGCCCTGCTGATCGAAGACGGCATGGAGGGCGACACCGACACGCGGTGCGACATCTGGGCCGACGAAACCCGAGTGGAGGCGATTTTGCAAACCCTGCCCTTTCAAAAGGGAGAGCTGGCCGTTCGGATCTTTGACGAAAGCGCCCGGATACAGGCCAACGCCCTGGTGAATTTTCCAAAGGGCCGGTCCCCGTCCCAGGTCCAGATGAATATCTGGAAACGTTTTTTAAGCAGCCAGATCGATTACCGGGAATCGTCTCTGGACTCCTTTGAAAAGTCCGACGATTTTAAAAAAAAAGACGCCATCCTCACCTTTGCGCACTCCATGATCGACTGGCTGGACTCCGGGGATGACGACGCGGTGTCCGGAACCGCCATATCGGCCTACGGCGCCGAATCGGAGTTTTACCGGGACTTGGATCCCCCCTATGAATGCCGAAACGGCCCCTTCGCATTTGATGAAGAGCTGACAAAAGTCAGGGGATACGATTTTTTTTCCGTTCCCCCCCCGGAAAGAAACCCCCGGAAAATAACAGGGGAAAAAGGGGAGAAAGACACAACAAACGGCCCCGATGAAAACGCCTTCGGCGATCCGGATGAGGCGGAGGACGAGTGGGGATTTGACGAAAACGCCCACATCCCGGATTACGTCACCATCCGGGGCGCGACGCCCGCGGGCCGAAGCAAATTTAAATACGACGGGAAGATCAACATCAACACCGCCCGGCTTCCCGTTCTTCTGGCCATGTTCCTGCCCGAAAACCGGGAGTTCGCCCAGTGGATTCACTCCGCGCGGGAAAAGGCGGAGGAAAACTGCCAGACCCGGCCGCCGGGGGGCGAGACGGGCGAAGAGGGCGTTTCCGGCGCCCCGGATGTGGACATCAGGGAGCGGGACTGGCACCACTCGGGCCCGGGATGGGAAAGCCTTTCCGCCGCTGAAAAGAAACTCATCAAAACCTCCAGCGATCTGTTCCGGGTGGAATCCGTCGCCACTCTTCGGGGCCGGACCCTGACGGCTGAGGCCATCGTCAAACGGGAAGGCGGGAAAAAGAAAAAAACTTCCTGCAAAATCTTGAATCTTTCCTTTAAATAA
- a CDS encoding conserved hypothetical protein (Evidence 4 : Unknown function but conserved in other organisms): MKKTIKNRAEKGFTLIEIVMAVSIFAILATATLTSFNTISSSSRILNRNIRLTEMANRCLNRMTQDIRAARVSIPPFYSPPRGHEGDDPDPYRLEGDEDGDGFSRLRFASLAHLPVDGNPVPGIARIVYYVDKGRNGGRVLRRSDRLEPFEPFEKNPHDPVLCEKVLSVRFRYHDGDDARESWDSDSPENQYGSPRAISIELELGDDQKKVRMTACAALPVFREKRGSRP; encoded by the coding sequence ATGAAAAAAACAATCAAAAATAGAGCCGAAAAGGGGTTCACCCTCATTGAAATCGTCATGGCCGTGTCCATATTCGCCATCCTGGCCACCGCGACATTGACCTCTTTCAACACGATTTCCTCCAGCTCCCGGATTCTGAATCGGAATATCCGGCTCACTGAAATGGCGAACAGGTGCCTGAACCGCATGACGCAAGACATCCGGGCGGCCCGTGTGTCCATCCCCCCCTTTTACTCCCCGCCCCGGGGACACGAGGGCGACGACCCCGACCCCTATCGGCTGGAGGGGGACGAGGACGGGGATGGGTTTTCCCGGCTTCGATTCGCCTCCCTGGCCCATCTTCCCGTTGACGGAAACCCGGTCCCGGGAATCGCCAGGATCGTGTACTATGTGGACAAGGGCCGAAACGGCGGCCGTGTTCTGAGGCGCTCCGACCGCCTGGAGCCCTTTGAGCCCTTTGAAAAAAACCCCCATGATCCGGTCCTTTGCGAAAAAGTCCTCTCGGTCCGGTTCCGCTACCATGACGGGGACGACGCGCGGGAGAGCTGGGACTCCGACTCCCCGGAAAACCAATACGGCTCTCCCCGGGCCATCTCCATTGAGCTTGAGCTGGGCGATGACCAAAAAAAGGTCCGGATGACGGCCTGCGCCGCCCTTCCGGTTTTCAGGGAAAAAAGGGGGAGCCGACCATGA
- a CDS encoding conserved hypothetical protein (Evidence 4 : Unknown function but conserved in other organisms): MWNLNKKQPRPGKFFGKSAPGRPKGFTLIETIVAMAVAAIALTAIFKLHLQSLSIAQNASFYSAAPLLAEGKLCEWRLKPLDELTDSSGNFEDDFGGYQWRVEISDAAREMMENLPADLAENSLLTEALVKRLEGFKKIDIRVSGPGKSVYTTRAYLFWDEKNNQK; encoded by the coding sequence ATGTGGAATTTGAATAAAAAACAGCCCCGCCCCGGAAAATTTTTTGGAAAAAGCGCGCCCGGGCGCCCAAAGGGATTCACCCTCATTGAGACCATTGTGGCCATGGCGGTGGCCGCCATCGCCCTCACGGCGATTTTTAAACTCCATCTCCAGAGCCTGTCCATCGCCCAAAACGCCTCGTTTTATTCCGCGGCGCCGCTTCTGGCCGAAGGCAAACTGTGCGAGTGGCGCCTCAAACCCCTGGATGAGCTGACGGACTCGTCCGGGAATTTCGAGGACGATTTCGGCGGGTATCAATGGCGCGTGGAGATTTCCGACGCCGCCCGGGAGATGATGGAAAATCTTCCGGCGGACCTGGCGGAAAACTCCCTGCTGACCGAGGCCCTCGTCAAACGGCTTGAGGGATTTAAAAAAATCGACATCCGCGTGTCCGGGCCGGGAAAATCCGTTTACACGACCCGGGCCTACCTGTTTTGGGATGAAAAAAACAATCAAAAATAG
- a CDS encoding putative general secretion pathway protein (Evidence 3 : Putative function from multiple computational evidences), translating into MSLKDRARPRLKGTPGFTLMELLAALALMGIFLTVAIPGFRRAVFMDDAKKNARLVMAMAHAAGDRAVKTGKRHMLNISVSDQTLWETREGMTEKEALEARDAARAFSGGVRAMDVERPEKGAISTDPAPIHFYPQGHSDMVLIHLRDESGKDLSLLIEPFMPDIQVYRRYVEFE; encoded by the coding sequence GTGAGCCTCAAAGACCGCGCGAGGCCCCGCCTGAAAGGGACCCCGGGGTTCACCCTGATGGAGCTGCTGGCGGCCCTGGCGCTCATGGGGATATTTCTCACGGTGGCCATCCCGGGGTTTCGCCGGGCGGTTTTCATGGACGACGCCAAAAAAAACGCCCGGCTCGTCATGGCCATGGCCCACGCGGCCGGGGACCGGGCCGTGAAAACCGGGAAGCGGCATATGCTCAATATCAGCGTGTCCGACCAGACCCTCTGGGAAACCCGGGAGGGCATGACCGAAAAAGAGGCGCTTGAGGCCCGAGACGCCGCCCGCGCCTTTTCCGGGGGCGTCCGGGCCATGGATGTGGAGCGCCCGGAAAAAGGAGCCATCTCAACCGACCCGGCCCCCATCCATTTTTACCCCCAGGGGCATTCGGACATGGTATTGATCCACCTCCGGGATGAGTCGGGCAAGGACCTTTCCCTTCTCATCGAGCCCTTTATGCCGGACATCCAGGTGTATCGCCGATATGTGGAATTTGAATAA
- the gspG gene encoding pseudopilin, cryptic, general secretion pathway (Evidence 2b : Function from indirect experimental evidences (e.g. phenotypes); Product type t : transporter), translating to MRAINAHTPHKQPKEKKENLAEKNARHTREAGFTLIEIMVVVIILGLLAAFVAPKLMGRPEQARRTKAKIQIAGLETALKLYRLDNGAYPSTDPGLRALTGAGGSESETAVSYLEKNKVPKDPWGNEFVYRSPGVENREYEIVSYGPDGAPGGEGKNADINSWDIE from the coding sequence ATGCGCGCGATCAACGCCCATACGCCTCACAAACAGCCGAAAGAAAAAAAAGAAAACCTTGCGGAAAAAAACGCCCGGCACACACGCGAGGCCGGATTCACCCTCATCGAAATCATGGTGGTGGTCATCATCCTGGGCCTTCTGGCCGCCTTTGTGGCGCCCAAGCTCATGGGACGGCCGGAGCAGGCCCGGCGAACCAAGGCCAAAATACAGATCGCCGGCCTTGAAACGGCCCTGAAGCTCTACCGGCTGGACAACGGCGCCTACCCGTCCACAGACCCGGGCCTGCGGGCCCTGACCGGCGCCGGCGGGTCGGAATCGGAAACCGCCGTGTCGTACCTGGAAAAAAACAAAGTCCCGAAAGACCCCTGGGGGAACGAGTTTGTGTACAGGTCCCCGGGCGTGGAAAATCGGGAGTATGAAATCGTGTCATACGGCCCGGATGGCGCCCCGGGCGGAGAGGGGAAAAACGCGGACATCAACAGCTGGGACATCGAGTGA
- a CDS encoding Type II secretion system protein GspF — protein sequence MPVFEYSALNAKGKKDAGIIDAEGAAAAKRKLRDSGIYPISLKELSGAPSKKKARIKRFTLAGRLSRVKPSDISVMTRQLSTLLWAGLPLVSALDTLIPQTKSAAFKKILAQVKDAIVEGGGFAQALSRYPGVFSSLYINMIRSAETAGTLEIVLERLADLTERQDALSSRIKGALYYPIFMVGAGSLALFALMGYVVPKITSIFEDMNQALPAPTVILIGASDFIKGFWWLALALLAAAAYGAHLFIKTPKGRHVFDQMKLSFPVAGALTKKLAASRFSRTLGSLLDNGVPMLKALDIVKNIAGNTLFADALENVAQEVGKGRGLAESMSEQHIFPVLSVQMIQVGEQSGDLENMLEKVADIYEKDVESAITGMTSMLEPLMILFMALIIGFIVISIALPIIEMNQFAM from the coding sequence ATGCCCGTATTTGAATACAGCGCCTTAAACGCCAAAGGAAAAAAAGACGCCGGGATCATCGACGCCGAGGGCGCGGCGGCGGCCAAACGGAAGCTTCGGGATTCAGGCATCTATCCCATATCCTTGAAAGAGCTGTCCGGCGCCCCGTCGAAAAAAAAAGCCCGGATCAAACGATTCACTCTGGCGGGCCGCCTGTCCCGGGTTAAACCTTCGGACATCTCGGTCATGACCCGCCAGCTTTCCACCCTGCTGTGGGCCGGCCTGCCCCTGGTGTCCGCCCTGGACACCCTGATTCCCCAGACCAAGTCCGCGGCGTTTAAAAAAATACTGGCCCAGGTCAAAGACGCCATTGTGGAGGGCGGGGGCTTCGCCCAGGCCCTGTCCCGGTATCCCGGGGTTTTTTCGTCCCTTTATATCAATATGATCCGCTCGGCGGAGACGGCGGGCACCCTGGAAATCGTGCTGGAGCGCCTGGCGGACCTCACGGAAAGACAAGACGCCCTGTCTTCTCGCATCAAAGGGGCGCTGTATTACCCGATCTTTATGGTCGGAGCGGGCTCCCTGGCCCTTTTCGCGCTCATGGGATACGTGGTTCCCAAAATCACGTCGATATTTGAAGACATGAACCAGGCCCTTCCCGCCCCCACCGTGATTCTCATCGGCGCGAGCGATTTCATCAAAGGATTCTGGTGGCTGGCGCTGGCGCTTCTGGCCGCCGCCGCCTACGGCGCCCATCTTTTCATCAAGACCCCGAAGGGAAGGCATGTCTTTGACCAGATGAAGCTGTCTTTTCCCGTGGCCGGGGCGCTGACTAAAAAACTGGCCGCCTCGCGGTTTTCCAGGACCCTGGGCTCCCTCCTGGACAACGGTGTGCCCATGCTCAAGGCCCTGGACATCGTCAAAAACATCGCGGGCAACACGCTTTTCGCCGACGCGCTGGAGAATGTGGCCCAGGAGGTGGGAAAGGGTCGGGGGCTGGCCGAATCCATGTCTGAACAACACATTTTTCCTGTTTTGTCCGTCCAGATGATCCAGGTGGGGGAGCAAAGCGGGGACCTTGAAAACATGCTTGAAAAAGTGGCGGATATTTATGAAAAGGATGTGGAGAGCGCCATCACGGGCATGACCTCGATGCTGGAGCCTTTGATGATCCTTTTTATGGCTCTCATCATCGGTTTCATCGTGATTTCCATCGCGCTTCCCATCATCGAGATGAACCAGTTCGCCATGTGA
- a CDS encoding 16S rRNA (Cytosine(967)-C(5))-methyltransferase: MTPRRDPRKIALSILNRLDSGRKTLDDLMEEADARTPLGKKDRALLNALVLGTTRWRGRLDAALVCLSNIPLEKIDPRVLNALRMGLFQVQRMDKTPVSAAVNTSVDLVKTFSGPWVAKFVNAVLRNAARAGADEDIFPDFQTDPAGALAARKSFPKWLIRRWLDRMGPQKTAALCDAMNQIPPLTLRVNTLATDRDALIRALESRGFFGEKTRFSPDGVTVRGAGRDLFKSPEFQNGWFQVQDEAAQLVSYMLSPDPGRIILDACAGLGGKTGHLSQLTRNQGALWAMDKSEKKLAKLTVEMKRLGAGPVRTVRRDLSRKIQGMGAFDAILADAPCSGLGVLRRNPDAKWSASPDKIKKSAIRQRLFLKNLSGRVKPGGRLAYAACSMEPEENEEIVEAFLAENPGFTVDTDPPGLPEKARALLSASGFLKTSPSPHDMDGFFAVCFQKTGN, from the coding sequence ATGACCCCGCGCCGAGACCCCCGGAAAATCGCCCTGTCCATCCTCAACCGGCTGGACTCCGGCCGGAAAACCCTGGACGATCTCATGGAGGAGGCCGACGCCCGGACGCCTTTGGGAAAAAAAGACCGGGCCCTTTTAAACGCCCTGGTCCTGGGGACCACGAGGTGGCGGGGCCGGCTTGACGCCGCGCTGGTCTGTTTGTCAAACATTCCCCTTGAAAAAATAGACCCCAGGGTTTTAAACGCGCTGCGCATGGGGCTTTTCCAGGTCCAACGCATGGACAAAACCCCCGTGTCCGCCGCCGTGAACACGTCCGTGGATCTGGTGAAAACCTTTTCCGGGCCCTGGGTGGCCAAATTTGTGAACGCCGTTTTAAGAAACGCGGCCAGGGCCGGGGCGGACGAAGACATTTTTCCGGATTTTCAAACAGATCCGGCCGGGGCGCTGGCGGCGCGAAAGTCTTTTCCCAAATGGCTCATCCGACGCTGGCTGGATCGCATGGGCCCCCAAAAAACCGCCGCGCTTTGTGACGCCATGAATCAAATCCCCCCCCTGACCCTTCGGGTCAACACCCTGGCCACGGACCGGGACGCCCTCATCCGCGCCCTGGAATCCCGGGGGTTTTTTGGGGAAAAAACCCGGTTTTCCCCGGACGGGGTGACGGTCCGGGGCGCCGGCCGGGATCTTTTCAAATCCCCCGAGTTTCAAAACGGGTGGTTCCAGGTTCAGGACGAGGCGGCCCAGCTGGTGTCATACATGCTGAGCCCGGACCCCGGCCGGATCATTCTGGACGCCTGCGCCGGGCTCGGGGGCAAAACCGGACACCTGTCCCAGCTGACGCGAAACCAGGGCGCCCTTTGGGCCATGGACAAAAGCGAAAAAAAACTGGCGAAACTGACCGTGGAAATGAAGCGGCTGGGCGCGGGTCCGGTCCGGACCGTCCGTCGGGACCTGTCGCGAAAAATCCAGGGCATGGGAGCCTTTGACGCGATCCTTGCGGACGCCCCGTGCTCGGGGCTGGGAGTGCTGAGGCGAAACCCGGACGCCAAATGGAGCGCCTCTCCGGACAAAATCAAAAAATCGGCCATACGCCAGCGTCTGTTTTTGAAAAATCTCTCGGGCCGGGTCAAACCCGGGGGGCGCCTGGCGTACGCGGCGTGCAGCATGGAGCCCGAGGAAAACGAGGAAATCGTGGAGGCGTTTCTGGCCGAAAACCCCGGATTCACGGTGGACACGGACCCGCCGGGCCTGCCTGAAAAGGCCCGGGCGCTTTTGAGCGCGTCCGGGTTTTTAAAGACCTCCCCGAGTCCGCATGACATGGACGGTTTTTTCGCCGTATGCTTCCAGAAAACAGGAAATTAA